In Gigantopelta aegis isolate Gae_Host chromosome 2, Gae_host_genome, whole genome shotgun sequence, the sequence CATCtagttttgttatatatataaattctgtataaattaaaaattgtaatagtATGCTTCATAACATTTGTATAGAAGGTGACCTAGTATTTATTTGATTTAGACAGTATCTGGTGGttagattttattttagttttattaatttctaGACCATGTAAGTAGGTCGCTTTTGGCAGGAttctggtttgttcagggtccagtttagaccaGTTTGACTGTAATACCCTGAATTGTGTATTAATTGTTCCTGTACAGTAATATTTATGAAAAGACGTTTGTCAGAGTATATCATTTTGGAAGCCGGTGACCGATTCTCTTcacttgtaacatttgttttggaTCTGTTCCTCTCATGAAATGTCTTGTTGGTcatattgttgttgtgtttatacATGACCAAGAATGTTTGTCACCACACGATACTTGATAGTGTAGACAGTTAAGACTGCTAAAACAATCGTCTTGTGACTAacatgtttaaaagttaatttgaGACCCCATTATCATTCGCAACAAATTGcaaaagaattattattatcatattgtttttgatttatttgatttatttatttatattttttaaaatatatacggGTACATGGatgtttgatttatttataaaaaaaattgttttattatatacatggaTGTGAGTTTTCAGCTTTTTATCTGattttacctttttttcttctatttttttttttttgcctaaatTATTACCcgagtattttaaaaatatttttttttataaaggactTGTAGACTAATTTTAAAATGACCTTTAggccattataaattaaatgctaggttctcattaaaaaaatgtttttgaactAAGGCTAGGGaattcaattttaaatttattttcaagatacatgtataacagaTATTTCTAGGGGGCCAATATAAAACCAGAGGATGAGTCTTTAATCTCTGGGCAGACAgggagaaaatattttatttagtttataaTGGCTTTATGGTATAGAGTTTTTAAAGACAgctagggaacattttgttttcaaaattttgattagcaacatttGTAGTCcattaacaatttattagcaACAACCGattaaaaaagtgtgttttattttacgacgccactagagcacattgattttttatcttatcatcggctattggacgtcaaacatatggtcattctgacactgttttttagaggaaacccgctgtcgccacataggctactcttttttacgacaggcagcaagtgatattttatttgcgcttcccacaggcaggatagcacaaaccatggaatttgttgaaccagttatggatcactggtcggtgcaagtagtttacacctacccattgagccttgcggagcactcactcagggtttggagttggtatctggattaaaaatcccatgcctcgactgggatccgaacccagtacctaccagcctgtagaccgatggcctgccacgatgccactgaggccggtacaactgattaatgttttaaaattgtgaagCGATCTCAAAAATCTGTTTAGCAAATTGTGACGCCATACTAATCAAAATGTTCTCTGTGAGAtgatttcagcttttattttcaaatgtgtATCACATCCTTATATACAACATGCATCTTATTGatgaaattgtttttttgtttttttgtttttttaactttggAGAATCCTAGAAATGCCCCCAGGAATGTTTGTGTCAttgcaccccccaccccaccccacccccaatggattttctgatCTACCACtggtttcttttcttgttttcatCATCTTTTAAATTAGATAGTTTTCTATTGCTATAATGTTTTAACCATGTCACACAATAGTTAGCAATAATCATGAGCTTGAAAAGAAACTTGTTTGCAATCTTGACTGTCTACATTGATAAGCATGGATTACTGATGTCGGTTTCTACTTTGCTTTTTATAGCTTCCTGAACAAGAGGTATGGCTATCACTGGCGTCACTTTGCTATATATTCTGTGCATGTTGCATTAGGCATGTTAACACATGTAACACTGTATATGTCAGGGCTGGATGTAGAAATTGCCATTTTGTCCTTCCTACATTTCATGACTTTCTAACCTTGAGctccacaaaacaaaataaaattgaaaagataTTTATTAGATTTATAATATAttgcataaaatgtatttataatatattcattGTAATCAGTATAAAGacatataatttgtaaaaaaaaatcttcatgtTTTCAGATTTctcaaaaaaagagagagacaaaacataactatagtccgtctcatccttttataaaatgttttttgtaaataattttggtttggtttgacatacgaaaaaaagtaaaaggGTTTTGGAAATACCAAAAAAGACAGTCTCTACCATTTCATAAaccaaaatggcagccataatGCTGtaagtattttttttctttctcactatgatatgtattacagttttatttatttctaaaccgaaactgtcttcttttttcttttttccaaaacacttacttttttccttacgtcaaatcaaacaaaaattatttactaaaaacatttttataaaaggatgggacggactatagttttaTAATCTACTTACTAGTActgtagttattttattttaaatatataccacATTTCACATGTAATTGAATTACTGGTACTGTGTTGCCTGTTACGTTTTTAGGTAATATTTGAATGTACCTTATTcccatttacatacatgtattttgtatttaaatttgtttaattgaaTTTGGTGTTGTCTTggggtggtttttgtttgtttaatcacaGCAGCATTGACAAAATGTACAATATCCGAGTAGTTTTGGCAAGATCAAGAATGACAAACACTTTCAGAATCGGCATAAGGGTATTTGTAACTGGCATTttcaattaatacatttattttggtctGCATGAGCAGAACTTGTCACAAACTGGCATATAAGTGGCCATTTCTTCAGCtctgatatatacatgtacatacatttacttctttttgtcatatttattaattattggtaatggtttttcattttaaatcatCTTTTCTCCTTTTGttctatacacatgtattattttacttAATTTTTGATGCTTAGAATAGTAAAAATGTTCTTGATAATCACTTGAAATAGCATGTTAAACTTTTGAATTGTTCTTCAACTGACAAATATGTGGTGTGTAGAAATGGAAGCAcgaatattaaaaatgtaatcgTTCACTTAAATTCCTAAATGCTGCCATTTCTTTaggtggaatgtagctcagaagtagagcactcacctgatgttgTTTGGCTTGTTGGATCTTTCACCCTTCATAAAActatctctcttttttcttcattttcccAACCATTGCCTCGTAATGGTGTAAGGGaacaatttattttcaaaattgtgaTGAGCAGTATttttagtcaattgaaaattgattatcaACTActgtgtaatgttttaaaattgagtagagatctctgaaacttgcgtagcaaATCAcgatgtgatactgaacaaaatgttcccccgTGTAATGGTTAAAGCATAGGTCTTGcatgtaaggctggtaggtactgggtacaCATCCCAGTTCTGACTCTCATCCAGAGTGAGCTTAAGAACTCAgtggtacatgtaggtgtaaggccactactatactgatttctctctcactaaccactaacccactgacctggacagatagcccaaaATAGCagaggacagcatgcttgaaccttaattggatgcgagcatgaaaatgtataaaaattaaatgaactggaaagtgcatatacatgtgtaatgtatatttttttgtaagaaTAGCTTGATAGCTACTTTCCTTTTTCACATTAGAAAATGAATCAGTAAAtatctgtagtttaaaatatttcgAGGTGTCTTTGAACAAAATAGTCCTTTCCTTTAAAATCTTTATTCCTGTGTCTACcttcataattaattaaatcttcAGATTGCTCTGTGCTTCTAATCATTgctataattgtaatattttcatttcactGCAAATATTTAAACCTTAGCCACAGGTAAAATGGCTTTTCTCTACCACATCAGAATAATTAAACTATGtatgatttttaaatgaaatgttaTCTACTAGTTCATTATTTTCATCGGACATAACTAAATAAAGATATTACATGAGCATGTACCATAAAATAGCTTGTAAGAAGAGCTCTGGTATGTTGTTGTAAAAAGACACTGCAATTAGTGTGACCTATTTCTTCCACAATACATAACAGGatctacatgtattatcatgtaaacttattataatttatgtatgaagattgtcttcatgtacatgtatgtgtgtgcttgtACATGCATTGTGTGAGAGTAtagctatattttattttcataatacagtagaatctcattggctcgaacactgtcggtgcatcaaagtctgttcgacccatcgggtagttcgaaccatgcattcagCCGTTGTcaggtgcttctgtaacacaaaaatcaatcgGACAACCTCACATGTTTCCGTAAAACCGGCTTGGGCGAGATGATCTGATTGACTCATGAATTGATTGGTGTTACTTGCAAGGTTCATTCATCTAACGATTACCGCATTATAATTGCAAGATAATTAACGacaggtgctaaataaacaacacaataaGCATGAAAGGGTTGacgaaaaaattatacataaattatttttctatatttCTTCGGATAAACGTAGccgttcgagctaaatatgtttaattttacagttcagactaataaactggttcgagagaaagcttctgttagaccccaggggtattcgaccaatcagcaccaaaataaatgggtttaatagagagaaaaatcgggactttgttcttggttcgagaataccggtaggttcgaccgtaGGGCGTttgagccaatgagattctactgtatatgcaaatataatttttaaatatataattataatcacaTAATACTGTGTAGCTACATGTAAATCACTTACAAGTAATATGGCTTTTTTAATAGTTAATATGATGATAGCTGTAGCTTCGTAGCAGACTTTGATTTCTAAGACTAACATAGAAGCACGGTACCTTTTATTACTACCAAAGCACATGTTCAGGAATACCAGTTTATTGAGGTCATACACAAGAAGACTCTTTTCTTGGCATTATTTTCAAGTAAAACAGCAAAATCTAGATATTAATGGTTTATGTCTGAATGGTGGCCACAACATCTGGTTTTcttgtacatgtttatattatcTTAGATATatagtccttttttttttctttttttttctacgtTACCAAGTGCTGTTTTTGTATCTAGGCAAGTATATCTGTCTCCGGTgaggatccaggattttttatagagggggcccaaaacctgtttttgtttttaaaacagaatttaaaaGTGCTTGACAGGTGGATGGGATAAGTTGTGCATTTTTTGtgtattatgtaatatacaatatttgaccaaaaatggggggggggggggggggggggggggggcttgggcCCCTGCCTGAATCCACACCTGTGTCTGATATAAAATTATAGTAAgcctttatatatttttttttaattttctttttttaattttacattttaaaaataaaaaatagtcttccttttttaatttaaatttttaaaatatttttttttcatttctacaaAGGAAATTGAACTGCAAGTAACTAGAAAATTAGCATGTTCAAAATTGTTGCTTAACACATTTTGTAACTAAGTAAATTAAGTATCTTAGAACAGTTTAGTCCAGATtcactattttaataataatataaactttACAATATCAACATttcagggtgggggtggggtggggggaggactacaggtacgtagcccagtgttttGTAGTGTACTTGCTTAAGTTAAAATAGGTCACAGGAAGTATTGCCTTCATTGGACCTGTTGGGGCTTCTAAATGACTACCAGGCATTGAAGTGGGTCATTTTGTTTAGACGTCTGCTGGTTATGTAAAGATAAATCACCTGACTGAACAACCggttacctacatgtatgtaaaaactAAACTGAACTTTAAGTTACCTTcagttttaaaatagtttattctgtaaaacaaaaatatcaagtcacataatgcattattaaatagAATTTAACAAATGCAGTGCAGTTAGATTTTATATTCAAAAAATATCTTTGACATTATTATATAGAGGATTAACATTAATTACTCAGATTAATATTAATCACTCAGGTTAATATTACTTACtcatttaaacattaattactcagattaatattaattactcaggttaatattaattactcagttaaacattaattactcagattaatattaattactCAGGTTAATATTACTTACTcagttaaacattaattactcagttaaacattaataactcaggttaatattaattactcagattaatattaattactCAGGTTAATATTAATTACTCAGTTCAACATTAATTACTCAGATTGATATTAATTACTCAGGTTAATATTAATTACTCagattaatattaattactCAGTTCAATATTAATTACTCAGGTTAATATTACTTACTCAGGTTAATATTACTTACTCAGATTAAGCTTATTTACACAGATTAAGCTTATTGACCCCGATTACCGTTATTTCGGCAGGGTGCGTCGGTGGGCAACATCGTGACATCGATACCGCACCTGCTGAATGTGAAGCCGGTTGAGGAGCTGTTCCCGTATCCCTTCCACGACCTCATGATCTGGTCCGTGCTCTTGAAGCGCCAGAAGATGGCGCTCTTCATGTGGCAGCATGGGGAAGAGGCCATGGCCAAGGTAATCACTTTTTGTTATTAAGTGttaagactggtatatcaaaggacatggtatgtgctgtcctgtctgggatggtgcatgtaaaagagcacttactactaatggaaaaatgtagtgggtttcctctctaagagagGATGgtgaagcccagtggtaaagtgcttgtctgGTGTGCTGTCGTGCTAGGGTAGATCTctgtccattgggctatttgtcatgccatccagtgctccacaactggtatatcaaaggctctggtatatgctattgtctgtgggatggagcatataaaagatccttttctactaatggaaaactgtagtgggtttcgtctCCAAGACTGTAtgaaaaaattgccaaatgtttgacatccaattcaTGTTTCCACAATTACTCTGTAAGCCACGCCCCCTTAGTTACTGTTACTACGTCCCACAAGCTAACATCCAAAATGGCGGAATCCGTAGCAGACTGCCTGCCTAGATGATGTGTCTGTTTTATATCTTCCTGAGAGTTCGCGCCTTTCCAGAAAAGCACAAGAGAAAGGTTTGAATTATTTTACGCAAGGCTACATCCACGATATAAAAATTTCCGACGAAAATCAACCGAAAGTAAATGCGAGATGCTGGCATTCCATGAGGAAAAACGACTCGGCACACAAACTCCATATTCAAGTTTGCTTGGAGACGAAACAGCTGTCAGAGGCTAACTGCTCCTGTAAAGCTGGGTGAGTATATTTTGGTATTAAACTAATATTGCAGCATAGTTTATTTTAGTGCAaagcaaaaagaaaagtaaCAAACCGGaatataacaaatgacacacacGTGTCAAGactttgtaataatatttgaacatttACAATAGATCGCCCAACTGTTCAGTTTGAATTCACCTCACAACCAATTTCGGTCATatgcatcacacacacacagtgtctttttttcttttttttaacactgtTCATGtgccccgtctgtgggcccattgggccatttctcgttccagccagggcaccatgactggtatttactaccctgtctgtgggatggtgctgctaataaaaaatagtagcccatgaagtggcaacagtgggttttctctctcaatacagtgtagtccttaaccatgtctgacaccatataaccgtaaataaaatgtgttgagtgcatcattaaataaaacattttttttttttttttctgttcgtgggatgtgtgtgggtatgtatattattcatatttataatagGTAATTTGTATATAGCTAAATATCAACtgtgtattactattatttgaaaacaacagGTGTTCATGAATACAAACAAATTTCTTTTTGTACTTCCATGCTAAGTGGCCACTGCTCACACATTATTGGGCTCTTAAAAACCTTACAAGGATTCAAGCTGCACAATTTAACATCAGTCCCAGAACAGCAGAGTTGTACGAGCATTCCAAGACAGTGGGGCCATCTAAGAGGGATGAAAATAAAGCCAATACCAATGAGCCATGTTGTGGTGGAAAGACCCACAGCAGAAGTCAGAAAACGAAAGCCTGTATTGTGTCAGTTGAACACACAGAAGAAGTAAGACTTATAATGTTGATTTGTTCTTTGATACTATAGGTGGTATACCTATTGTAATTATATCGATTCATTTTGAAATTAGCATCACTTCATTGagatttttattgtatttctgGAATATTTCAGTATGTTCTGCAACTTCCTTGCGTATTGTAAAGTTGCATTTAAAAGTCTATAATAATCTCTGAAACTGtagagaaataaataataaacaataaactgaatataaaatgtacatgtatattttaatcaatataataaaacacagAATTGATTATATTTTGCATAAACTAATTTCATGTTGttgtgaaattaatatttaataattaactgGAATGTAGTATGATACTTTAAAAGTATTGTGCCGCTAACAATACGAAATTATTATGCACATAAATACCTCTGCAATATGAATACATCTTAATAACAACAATGTTACAATTCCTTTTTAACAAGTAAATACTACACCTTATAAGTTGGAAAACTGGCAAGATAGACttagattatttttatttggattGCAATTGGGGGGATTTCCAAGGAACctataaacaatgttttactaCATCTGTAGGTagatataataatcatcatctttAGAACAGGTCTTACAATATTTTctgtaaaatgtagcaggtgcTAATGCATCATAAATTGttgtaaactttgttttatttgcttGTTTTTAGTTAGTATACAGCTTAGCATACGGTTATGCAACACATGTACTAATTCTTTACACTTCAGACTTCCTCTTGTTGAGTCTTCTGATGTTAAAAAACTGAGACAACTCGATGGAACGCCACTGGGGTATATTTTATCAGAAGATGGACCTACAGTGGATACACTTTTTGGGAAAGTACCTGTTGGCTCACTGTTATCATATCAGGTAAAaaactttctttctgttttccaATTTCATTTATCCCTAACAAATGTATCTTGAAACAATGTCAAAAAGCAACAAACTGCCCAAATCTGGTTTATGTTTTGGAAGAGCGAAGTTGGGATTGTATGAAAGACAAttctgtaattttttattttggaaattaCTCTTTCAATGTGAATTCGATGTTTTGCAATTTTTTGTGTCAGTTCTGTATCTCCTGGGGACATCTGTGAATCAGATGAAGCAAATGgtggtatatttaattttaatcctagcTTTTCTAATTCGTTCCCATTGGTGAATCCTTTGTCTGCCATGACAGCATCTCCTTCCAGTAAATAACCCCTTTCAAGTAGAGTTTTCAGTAAATCATAAAACCCACTGTTTGTTGTAATTTCTTTGTCTGATACAGACCCAGTAAACAGTTCAGAAACAAACATCAATGATCCACATGGATCACAACCAATAAGACACTTTAAGGTAGTGCTTGATTTGTAGTCACTGTACATTTGACTTTGTAGAGCCAGAGCACAAGGAGATTGTGTTTTAATTTCTGTGCCATCAATGATAGTCAGACTTGTGGGAAATTCCTTTTTGTAGTCAGCAGGcatattgttaattattatatccCTGTGTGGCCAAATATTTAACTGTCCAAATTTGAAATACATGTGTTCAATCCATGCATTAAAAATGTCACTCGAAGATTGCAATGAAAGTCCAAATCGCATGGATATGTCTTTTAGGCCAAAATTATGCCTCAATCTACACAAACATAGAAAAAGACAATCTTTCAGGGCAAGCCTTCTAATGTCACGCCTACTTTTTCTGTAAGAAATGCAATCATCACTTGGTGCAAGAAAATCAAGGAGTGCAATTCATCATTTTGCATTGTTGTCTCTTCTAAATGTTTTCCAAGTTTGTGACTCTCTGCACTAT encodes:
- the LOC121385365 gene encoding uncharacterized protein LOC121385365, with product MLSGHCSHIIGLLKTLQGFKLHNLTSVPEQQSCTSIPRQWGHLRGMKIKPIPMSHVVVERPTAEVRKRKPVLCQLNTQKKLPLVESSDVKKLRQLDGTPLGYILSEDGPTVDTLFGKVPVGSLLSYQTRNLKHIEASVGTGCGNTLFPKTAHVKLTDEYLCLNKDFALVDAEKMESQT